The Rhododendron vialii isolate Sample 1 chromosome 3a, ASM3025357v1 nucleotide sequence TTCTCCCACTTCAGTCCAAACATCTGGCGGCCAAAAGGAACAATGAGATTGTACCGGAAAACCTGCATTTCAACATTATTCAAGTTAAAAGTATCCATTTGGGTCACCTCTACAACAACTAAACACATCAAATCCAGAAAGTTAGAAGTGGAAAAAACGCCTCTCAGTAAAGAGAACCACTTCCCGAATGATCTCATTTGTCCTCAGCTTTTTTGAGATGCATCGGTCACACCATACTTCTCTATTTATCTCAAATAGaccaaaaatatccaaaaactaGATGCACTTGTACATCTAAAATagaccaaaaatgaaaagaagggAAAGCATCATTCGCTCTAAAATTAACCTACTGTGGAACTTAAATTGATGTTATATTAAAAAGGATAACCACCAAATAAGACATGCCGGTCCAAAAATAAGCGCCAAATAAGATAAATGGTCGCTCTATATAGGCATTCACCTATCTACATCGCTCTATATAGGCATTCACCTATCTACATCATATGCTGCATTAATATATGTTGAAAAACCATCGTCAAAAGAGCATTATTGGCATCAAATTAGATGTTTCGGCCTAGTTAGGTTACATGTGGCACAACCAGCCACCAGTGCCAATATTGGATTCCAAATCAACATAACAttatacacattcacacataaAAGGAGGACCATAATGGCCCGTGAACTCACCTTATTGTTGATGCTACGTAATTGCACTTTCAAAGCCTCTGAACACTCAATCCATTTAGAGTTATTTCCGCCCTCTCTATACGCTGTTGCTCTATGCAGGGCTGATCGCCATTCAGCAATATTACTCCTTATCTCTTTGTTCAATTCCACCCACTCAGGTAAACATTTATTCCTTGAAAGGATTCTGTACAAGGTGTCCTCAGCTGGGTCGGCATGAGGATTTGTACTCAGGTCAAGGGGTTTGCCTTTCCCAGGTAAATTCTCAAACTGCCCGTCCTCCATAGAATGCCATATTCTTTGCTCAACAACGTTCATGATATCAGTTTCAGACCTGTTCAAGTGCAACACAAAGATCACTAACCTCACACACGcaaagggagggagggagagggagagagagagagagagagagagagcagattGACACCACCACATAAAGAGTACATAATGCACATTATAGATATTATGAGATTCCTAACTCGCCTATTGGTGCTGCAATAGGCAAAAATAGCACTGGCAAGAGTGATGCGAATTCCCTGGGTAGGCGTACTGAGAGGACATGACACTTAACAAAGAAACTGAACTAAGAATATTGGAGATTAACAAATAAACTGCACCAAACACAAAAACGAATGCGTCCCACCCAATGTCTGGGATTCCAACGTTGCTTCCCAACTCTTGGCTGCttcaatcaataaaaagaaGACGAGAGAGGAACAACCAAGTAACAGTTCATTGGACACCGGGGCTGGAAGGTAGGTTGTAGGCCTTCTGAACATTTCATTGGAAAAGAGCACGTTGGGGCAAACTCAACTGCCAGGGCTGGAACTTTAAGTATTTAGTTGTTAAATTGTTAGGGGTTTTTTTGTTATGTATCTTTTACATAGGGGTATATTTGTCTTGTACCTTTGTCCATATATATAcaaagtgtgagagagagaaacctaatTTTGGTTGGACTCTCCTTTTTCCCCCAATTtcacatggtattagagctgaTACCTGGAGACTCTGACCATCAGCATTTATCTCGTTAATAAGGCTGGATGATGAAGACCCAGTCCTCACCAAACACCTACAACCATTTTCCGACGCCGTACAACCCTCGTTGACCTTATACGCACCAGATCTGGTTCATATCTTCTGGGTTCTCTAGTCGTATCTTCTCCCGTTCGTTTTTCTTACCACTGCCGGACGACACCCAGCCATTTCCGACGTTGGTGGTGCTAACCCATACCTGCTCCGACCATCTCTGACACCGAGGAGCTCCGACGAGTACTCATCTTGCTGTTCCGACGTTGTCTCTGCCTTTTCCAGCCATTTCCAACGACACTCCGTGCTCGTTCCACTGTTCTGTCGACACCCAGCCCTTCTCCGACGATGCCAAGTCTCGCCGGACCACCTACACCTCTCTCCGATGGCTGGGCTTACTTTCTGACCTCGTACGGCGACTGTTCGACCAATTACAGGTGCATTTTTCAGGGTTTTTGGGCTGTTAGAGGTTGTTCTTTTGTTTATCGGAGGCTGGGTAGGTTGATTTCGAGTTCATACGGGTCGAATAGGTCTCTGTTCGCTGCTGTTGTTATTTCCAAGGCTGTTTAGAGTTGGATTTATTGGGTATTATTTGTTTGGCATCTCTGTTCTCGTGTTGTTATGTCGGGGAATCCACAAAAAGCTTCCGCTGATACAAAGAATGAGGGGAGTCATGTTGGGCCTCTGGATAACACTCCCCTCGATATTTGTCAAATTAAATTGGATGGTACCAACTATTTGCTCAGGTCTCGCTCTTTTACCTTGGCCATTACGGCCAAGGGCATGTTGAAATTCATCGCAGGGCCTGTTACACAACCAACAGATGCTGGACCAGAATTTGAGACTTGGAAGTCACAAAATACTTTGGCTATGACTTGGTTATTCAACTCTATGATCCCTACTATTCGTCATACCTTCTTGCTCCTGGATACTCCATTTACGGTTTGGACTACTGTGGCACAAACCTATTCCCGAAAGCATAATTATGCTCAAGCCTTTGAGTTAAGGAAGAAACTTAGGAGATcggatcaacacaatcgatctCTTGCCGAGTATTATGCTGAGTTGCGTGGAGTGTGGCAAGAGCTTGATTACTATCGGGTTTTTCAGGCTGTTTGCACTGATGCTACTACATTTCACCAGATGGTGGAGAAGGAGCACATTTATGATTTCCTTGCTGGTCTTGACATAGAATATGATCCGATTTGAGTGCAGGTGCTAGGCCGGGTTCCTTTTCCTACTCTAGGAGAGGCTTATGCTTGTGTTCAACAAGAGGAGAGTAGACGGAGTGCGATGGTTCATCCTTCAATTCCGAATCGCTCTGCCTTAGTTGCTATTCCTACTCCACGGGATAGTAAGTCTACCCAGGGTCAGCTTGGTGATAAGAGTGGTCTTGTTGATAAAGAATTGCTTCAGTGTGACTATTGCAATAAAACCAAGAATACGAGAGAATTCTGTTGGAAGTAAAATGGTCGTCCCTCTCGTGGGAAAGGCAGTGGGAAAGGTAATGGTCGAGGTGGTGGTCCTGTGCGGTCTCATGCACGTGTTTTGGAGTCCACTGTTGA carries:
- the LOC131318424 gene encoding uncharacterized protein LOC131318424, whose product is MATRAARAAASSPLIGTVGRGVSKPRWASSSSTSNSSTTSPGNNPDKKITDRLSGVIDAVNDRKLPPELRGQRNAVRSETDIMNVVEQRIWHSMEDGQFENLPGKGKPLDLSTNPHADPAEDTLYRILSRNKCLPEWVELNKEIRSNIAEWRSALHRATAYREGGNNSKWIECSEALKVQLRSINNKVFRYNLIVPFGRQMFGLKWEKELDRLNEKKADC